One genomic window of Haloarchaeobius salinus includes the following:
- a CDS encoding DHH family phosphoesterase gives MVTRLFLGCGVVTQRLLEATEGWTGSARVVCDAESRVATLREEGVDATVGDPSDAETLAGLADVGVVVVASDDTERNQRIATAARRRFPDAFLLAYAGRDGDTEVLRSVADRVVDPVDAVATRAVDQVTGEAAEDSLRLRRVLAEIDGPLAVVMHDNPDPDAIASAVALCRLAEAAGTDAEACYYGEISHQENRAMVNLLDLDLRTLGPEDDLGQFGGFALVDHARPSVNDQLPEEIHVDIVVDHHPPRGPVQGRYQDLRTDVGSTSTLLTDHFGRLGVPLDEPIATALLYGIQIDTDEFRREASRLDFEAAARLLPHVDEAVLDRIESPSVDGETMDTLARAIENREVRGSVLVTGVGSISDRDALPQAADKLLTMDGITCTLVYGFIDDVTYVSARARSTDVDLGETLRAAFDQIGSAGGHADMAGAQIPVTQAFGEFADDDERDGAIRDVITDRFFDAWYERPRDHDLMTVPRGAPGLPFDRDDGS, from the coding sequence GCGACCCGAGCGACGCCGAGACGCTCGCCGGGCTCGCCGACGTGGGCGTGGTCGTGGTCGCGAGCGACGACACCGAGCGGAACCAGCGTATCGCCACCGCAGCACGGCGTCGCTTCCCCGACGCCTTCCTGCTCGCGTACGCGGGCCGTGACGGTGACACCGAGGTGCTCCGGTCGGTCGCCGACCGCGTCGTGGACCCGGTCGACGCGGTGGCGACCCGGGCGGTCGATCAGGTGACCGGCGAGGCGGCCGAGGACTCGCTCCGGCTCCGACGGGTGCTCGCGGAGATCGACGGCCCGCTCGCGGTCGTGATGCACGACAACCCCGACCCGGACGCCATCGCGAGCGCCGTCGCCTTGTGCCGGCTGGCCGAGGCCGCCGGTACCGACGCGGAGGCGTGCTACTACGGGGAGATCTCGCATCAGGAGAACCGTGCGATGGTGAACCTGCTCGACCTGGACCTGCGGACGCTCGGCCCCGAGGACGACCTCGGGCAGTTCGGGGGCTTCGCGCTGGTCGACCACGCCCGGCCGAGCGTCAACGACCAGCTGCCCGAGGAGATCCACGTCGACATCGTCGTCGACCACCACCCGCCGCGGGGGCCGGTGCAGGGCCGCTACCAGGACCTCCGGACGGACGTGGGCTCGACGAGCACGCTGCTGACGGACCACTTCGGTCGACTGGGCGTCCCGCTCGACGAGCCCATCGCGACCGCGCTCCTGTACGGCATCCAGATCGACACGGACGAGTTCAGACGGGAGGCCTCGCGGCTGGACTTCGAGGCCGCGGCCCGGCTGCTCCCGCACGTGGACGAGGCGGTGCTCGACCGCATCGAGTCCCCGAGCGTCGACGGCGAGACGATGGACACGCTCGCCCGGGCCATCGAGAACCGCGAGGTGCGCGGCTCGGTGCTCGTCACCGGTGTCGGCTCCATCTCCGACCGCGACGCGCTCCCCCAGGCCGCGGACAAGCTGTTGACGATGGACGGCATCACCTGCACGCTGGTGTACGGCTTCATCGACGACGTGACGTACGTCTCCGCCCGGGCTCGGAGCACCGACGTGGACCTCGGGGAGACGCTCCGGGCCGCGTTCGACCAGATCGGCAGCGCGGGCGGCCACGCCGACATGGCCGGCGCGCAGATCCCCGTGACCCAGGCCTTCGGCGAGTTCGCGGACGACGACGAGCGCGACGGGGCCATCCGCGACGTCATCACCGACCGGTTCTTCGACGCGTGGTACGAACGACCGCGAGATCACGACCTGATGACGGTCCCACGGGGGGCACCGGGACTCCCGTTCGACCGCGACGACGGGTCCTGA
- a CDS encoding CBS pair associated ParBc domain-containing protein — translation MDDEPSGHGKPRVRDYMTQDVVTVSPDATVREVAERIDESDEHSGFPVCDRRRVEGFVSARDLLLAEGDEPIFKVMTTDLIVAHPEMKVTDAARVILRSGIQKLPVVDDAGNLVGIISNADVIRSQIERATPEKVGKLRRTLENIHGVALAQERRRIELDRLIPTQKKVYADELEGRRYELERGLAEPLVVIDNDGTLLLADGHHRVMAADRLDMTEMDAYVIVVEDALELGMAETARKEGLESLDDVQVVDYARHPLVETTKRLQ, via the coding sequence ATGGACGATGAGCCGAGCGGCCACGGGAAACCCCGGGTCAGGGACTACATGACCCAGGACGTGGTGACGGTGTCGCCGGACGCGACGGTCAGGGAGGTCGCCGAACGGATCGACGAGAGCGACGAGCACAGTGGCTTTCCCGTCTGTGACCGCCGGCGCGTCGAGGGGTTCGTGAGTGCGCGCGACCTGCTGCTGGCCGAGGGTGACGAGCCGATATTCAAGGTGATGACGACGGACCTCATCGTCGCCCACCCCGAGATGAAGGTCACCGACGCCGCCCGGGTCATCCTCCGGTCCGGCATCCAGAAGCTGCCGGTGGTCGACGACGCCGGCAACCTCGTCGGCATCATCTCGAACGCGGACGTCATCCGCAGCCAGATCGAGCGCGCGACCCCGGAGAAGGTCGGGAAGCTCCGTCGCACGCTGGAGAACATCCACGGCGTAGCGCTGGCCCAGGAGCGCCGCCGGATCGAGCTCGACCGGCTCATCCCGACCCAGAAGAAGGTGTACGCGGACGAGCTGGAGGGTCGGCGCTACGAGCTGGAGCGCGGGCTGGCCGAGCCGCTGGTCGTCATCGACAACGACGGGACGCTGCTGCTCGCGGACGGTCACCACCGCGTCATGGCCGCGGACCGTCTCGACATGACCGAGATGGACGCGTACGTCATCGTCGTCGAGGACGCACTCGAACTCGGGATGGCGGAGACGGCGCGCAAGGAGGGGCTGGAGTCGCTGGACGACGTGCAGGTCGTGGACTACGCGCGGCACCCGCTGGTCGAGACGACGAAGCGACTCCAGTGA
- a CDS encoding DUF7351 domain-containing protein, which produces MGTGEHDGSGTTDHSVPPDDPTPPADAFEVLGHEIRLATIEALAEERRESWIPRGLRFSELRDAVGVRDTGQFNYHLDQLRGSFVSKFGDEYVLTNAGFELAGALRAGTFDQTAGRTERRGELDRTCPVCDEPLEAVYEYGYLRVVCPDHDRILTTTLPPAAVHDRDMSTVVDLANARVRDQVQRVRAGGCPHCWGETTVTAPAEPSEAYLRAIADEAGDCEDAADDEHDPDEDAVLAECSCEECGMRFWLPVSVCVAHDPAVVAYYHEHGVEMDGDYLDMEHATGSNGTVVAEDPVRLEVDVVVEDAAEALVLTLDANTEIVDYRREPPADRRT; this is translated from the coding sequence ATGGGAACCGGAGAGCACGACGGGTCCGGGACCACCGACCACTCCGTCCCCCCCGATGACCCGACGCCGCCCGCCGACGCCTTCGAGGTGCTCGGTCACGAGATCCGCCTCGCGACCATCGAGGCGCTCGCCGAGGAGCGCCGCGAGTCGTGGATCCCGCGCGGGTTGCGCTTCTCGGAGCTGCGCGACGCCGTCGGCGTCCGCGACACCGGCCAGTTCAACTACCACCTCGACCAGCTCAGGGGCTCGTTCGTCTCAAAGTTCGGCGACGAGTACGTCCTCACCAACGCCGGCTTCGAACTCGCCGGCGCGCTCCGTGCCGGGACGTTCGACCAGACCGCCGGGCGCACCGAGCGGCGGGGTGAACTCGACCGGACCTGTCCGGTCTGTGACGAGCCGCTCGAGGCCGTCTACGAGTACGGCTACCTCAGGGTGGTCTGCCCGGACCACGACCGGATACTGACGACGACGCTCCCGCCCGCCGCCGTCCACGACCGCGACATGTCGACCGTCGTCGACCTCGCCAACGCTCGCGTCCGCGACCAGGTCCAGCGGGTCCGCGCCGGCGGCTGCCCGCACTGCTGGGGCGAGACCACGGTGACCGCGCCGGCCGAACCGAGCGAGGCGTACCTCCGTGCTATCGCCGACGAGGCGGGCGACTGCGAGGACGCGGCCGACGACGAACACGACCCCGACGAGGACGCCGTCCTCGCGGAGTGTTCCTGTGAGGAGTGCGGGATGCGGTTCTGGCTACCCGTCTCCGTCTGCGTCGCGCACGACCCCGCCGTCGTCGCGTACTACCACGAGCACGGCGTCGAGATGGACGGCGACTACCTCGACATGGAGCACGCGACCGGGTCGAACGGCACGGTCGTCGCCGAGGACCCGGTCAGGCTCGAGGTCGACGTGGTGGTCGAGGACGCCGCGGAGGCGCTCGTCCTCACGCTCGATGCGAACACCGAGATCGTCGACTACCGGCGCGAGCCCCCCGCCGACCGTCGGACGTAA
- a CDS encoding ABC transporter ATP-binding protein, with product MSANVSLDQRPESTAADAADLPPAIVVEGLTKVYGDGDDAVRAVDGVDLSIERGTTVGVLGPNGAGKTTTIKSLLGLVLPDAGTVEIAGVDAHESPRRVYRHVGAMLEGARNVYWKLSVRENLEFFAALGGQSVPETRERHDRLLDAFDLAAKADEPVNDLSRGQKQKVSLACTLARGTDVVFLDEPTLGLDVEASLELRRELRRLAEEEDITIVLSSHDMDVVEDICDRVVILSEGSVIADDPVDDLVQVFETQAYRVTVEGPVAETTRTRLVREFDADGWTETGDRTGFDVTLADGDALYDVLDVLRAAGLSLVDIDGQDPDLEEVFLEVTGRANGGDGT from the coding sequence ATGAGCGCGAACGTGTCGCTCGACCAACGACCCGAGTCGACAGCGGCGGACGCGGCCGACCTCCCTCCGGCCATCGTGGTCGAGGGGTTGACGAAGGTGTACGGCGACGGCGACGACGCGGTCCGTGCCGTCGACGGCGTCGACCTGTCAATCGAGCGCGGTACGACGGTCGGCGTCCTCGGCCCGAACGGTGCGGGCAAGACGACCACCATCAAATCGCTGCTCGGGCTGGTCCTCCCCGACGCGGGCACCGTCGAGATCGCCGGTGTCGATGCCCACGAGAGCCCCCGTCGGGTGTACCGCCACGTCGGCGCGATGCTGGAGGGGGCTCGGAACGTCTACTGGAAGCTCAGCGTGCGGGAGAACCTCGAGTTCTTCGCCGCCCTCGGCGGGCAGTCCGTCCCGGAGACCAGGGAACGCCACGACCGCCTGCTCGACGCCTTCGACCTCGCAGCGAAGGCCGACGAGCCGGTGAACGACCTCTCGCGCGGGCAGAAGCAGAAGGTGTCGCTGGCCTGCACGCTGGCCCGCGGGACCGACGTGGTGTTCCTCGACGAGCCGACGCTCGGGCTCGACGTGGAGGCGTCGCTCGAACTCCGGCGCGAGCTCCGTCGGCTCGCCGAGGAGGAGGACATCACCATCGTCCTCTCCAGTCACGACATGGACGTCGTCGAGGACATCTGCGACCGCGTCGTCATCCTCTCCGAGGGATCGGTCATCGCCGACGACCCGGTCGACGACCTCGTGCAGGTGTTCGAGACGCAGGCCTACCGGGTCACCGTCGAGGGGCCCGTCGCCGAGACGACCCGGACCCGGCTCGTCCGCGAGTTCGACGCCGACGGCTGGACCGAGACCGGCGACCGCACCGGCTTCGACGTGACGCTCGCCGACGGCGACGCCCTCTACGACGTACTCGACGTGCTCCGGGCCGCCGGACTGAGCCTCGTCGACATCGACGGCCAGGACCCGGACCTGGAGGAGGTCTTCCTGGAGGTCACCGGGCGAGCGAACGGGGGTGATGGCACGTGA
- a CDS encoding ABC transporter permease, producing MSTGTGATTVDTGVRGYLGFLRQSARKRVVLLRRYPVNTLSQLGTVFLVFLVLFFGGQALAPAAIGDTLGGLIVGYLLWSMSLTAYSGLSWNVTREAQWGTLEQLFMSPFGFGRVMLAKTVVNLAEAFLWGVATLAFMLLVTGQSLTLDPLTVLPLGLLALLPAVGVGFVFGGLAIRFKRIENAFQLVQFLFIGLISAPVAEYPVLKWLPLAQGSYLLRRAMADGVALWELPPAEVAVLLITAAVYLGLGYAAFTYCQRWARREGVMGHY from the coding sequence GTGAGCACGGGGACCGGCGCGACGACGGTCGACACCGGCGTCCGCGGGTATCTCGGCTTCCTCCGGCAGTCCGCACGGAAGCGGGTCGTGTTGCTGCGGCGCTACCCGGTCAACACGCTCTCGCAGCTCGGGACGGTGTTCCTCGTGTTCCTCGTGCTGTTCTTCGGCGGACAGGCGCTCGCGCCGGCAGCCATCGGCGACACCCTCGGCGGGCTCATCGTGGGCTACCTGCTGTGGAGTATGTCGCTCACGGCGTACTCGGGGCTCTCCTGGAACGTGACCCGCGAGGCGCAGTGGGGCACCCTCGAACAGCTGTTCATGTCGCCCTTCGGCTTCGGGCGGGTGATGCTCGCCAAGACCGTCGTGAACCTCGCCGAGGCGTTCCTGTGGGGCGTGGCCACGCTCGCGTTCATGCTGCTGGTCACGGGGCAGTCGCTCACGCTCGACCCCCTGACGGTGCTGCCCCTCGGCCTGCTCGCACTCCTCCCGGCTGTCGGTGTCGGGTTCGTCTTCGGGGGGCTGGCCATCCGCTTCAAACGCATCGAGAACGCCTTCCAGCTCGTCCAGTTCCTGTTCATCGGGCTCATCTCGGCCCCGGTCGCCGAGTACCCCGTCCTCAAGTGGCTCCCGCTGGCACAGGGGAGCTACCTCCTCCGGCGGGCGATGGCGGACGGCGTGGCCCTCTGGGAGCTGCCGCCCGCCGAGGTCGCGGTGCTCCTCATCACCGCCGCGGTCTACCTCGGGCTCGGCTACGCCGCGTTCACCTACTGCCAGCGGTGGGCGCGCCGCGAGGGCGTGATGGGCCACTACTGA
- a CDS encoding PAS domain-containing sensor histidine kinase, giving the protein MTDRTEHRVLDDLYDALQDTVYIFDDDRVLIDANARVGEVSGRPRDALIGAQFEDLLERYVAPEDHERFAAAFDRIESEGPDSERLALTLLSEDGPVPVDARFVRHEGRTVMVVRDLTEQKEREKRLTELSEELDVLNRVLRHDIRNDMNVVLGWGQELEPHVAPEGRESFLNIVDAVEHTVELTKEVRDLAEAITKGEEFPTRPTHLAHVLSDQLAKNRKKFEAATFEVDGDLAAVTVCGNEMLASVFDNLLSNAVIHHDGDHPTVTVRTEVDGDAVVVTVADDGPGIPDSRKRLVFGRGEHGIDSPGTGIGLFLVDSLVDGYGGSVTIEDNDPRGTVFIVTLPLAEEDAAACDHPEQ; this is encoded by the coding sequence ATGACCGACCGGACCGAACACCGCGTCCTCGACGACCTGTACGATGCGCTGCAGGACACGGTGTACATCTTCGACGACGACCGTGTCCTCATCGACGCGAACGCCCGGGTCGGCGAGGTGAGCGGGCGACCGCGCGATGCGCTCATCGGTGCCCAGTTCGAGGACCTCCTGGAGCGGTACGTCGCCCCGGAAGATCACGAGCGATTCGCGGCCGCGTTCGACCGTATCGAGAGCGAGGGGCCCGACTCCGAGCGTCTGGCCCTCACACTGCTGAGCGAGGACGGGCCGGTGCCGGTCGATGCCCGGTTCGTCCGTCACGAGGGGCGGACCGTGATGGTGGTCCGCGACCTCACCGAACAGAAGGAACGCGAGAAGCGCCTCACCGAGCTCTCCGAGGAGCTGGACGTGCTCAACCGGGTGCTCCGCCACGACATCCGGAACGACATGAACGTCGTCCTGGGCTGGGGTCAGGAGCTGGAGCCACACGTCGCCCCGGAGGGTCGCGAGTCCTTCCTGAACATCGTCGATGCGGTCGAACACACCGTCGAGCTCACGAAGGAGGTCCGTGACCTCGCCGAGGCGATCACGAAGGGCGAGGAGTTCCCGACCCGGCCGACCCATCTCGCCCACGTGCTCTCGGACCAGCTCGCGAAGAACCGCAAGAAGTTCGAGGCGGCCACCTTCGAGGTCGACGGCGACCTCGCTGCCGTCACCGTCTGCGGGAACGAGATGCTCGCCTCGGTGTTCGACAACCTCCTCAGCAACGCCGTCATCCACCACGACGGCGACCACCCGACGGTGACGGTCCGCACCGAGGTCGACGGCGACGCGGTCGTCGTCACCGTCGCCGACGACGGCCCCGGCATCCCGGACTCGCGGAAGCGGCTCGTCTTCGGCCGCGGCGAACACGGCATCGACAGCCCGGGAACCGGTATCGGTCTCTTCCTCGTCGACAGTCTCGTCGACGGCTACGGTGGCTCCGTCACCATCGAAGACAACGACCCCCGTGGGACGGTGTTCATCGTCACGCTGCCACTGGCCGAGGAGGACGCCGCAGCGTGTGACCACCCCGAGCAGTGA
- a CDS encoding methylmalonyl-CoA mutase family protein: MYDDDDLAEIREAREDWESETLDPVLDRFGERKDRFATVSNMHVDRLYTPDDVADLDYEDDLGFPGEEPYTRGPYPTMYRGRTWTMRQFAGFGTAEETNERFHYLIDEGQTGLSTAFDMPSLMGKDSDDPLSDGEVGKEGVAVDTLRDMEILFDGIDLSEISTSFTINPSAPVIFAMYVALADQRGVPRDQISGTMQNDMLKEFIAQKEWVIPPEPSLDVVTDTVEFATEETPRIHPISISGYHIREAGSTAVQELAFTLADGFAYVEDAMDRGLDVDEFAPRLSFFFNSHNSIFEEVAKFRAARRIYARVMDEWYDAQKPESKRLKFHTQTAGQSLTAQQPLNNVVRVTIQALAGVMGGTQSLHTNSFDEALALPSERAVRVALRTQQIIAEESGAADIVDPMGGSYAIEALTDQVEGQAMDYIEEIKEMGDGSVRDGVLEGIDQGFFLREIQEASYEYQERVEADEEVVVGVNKYTIEEDTEPEILKVDEETQQRQLDRLAQVKAERDDEAVEDALGDLEAAIQSDENVMPYIVAAVKEYATMGEVMKVFESEYGAYSEQIGLA, from the coding sequence ATGTACGACGACGACGACCTCGCCGAGATCCGCGAGGCCCGGGAGGACTGGGAGTCCGAGACGCTCGACCCGGTACTGGACCGCTTCGGGGAGCGCAAGGACCGGTTCGCCACGGTGTCGAACATGCACGTGGACCGGCTGTACACGCCGGACGATGTGGCGGACCTCGACTACGAGGACGACCTCGGCTTCCCCGGCGAGGAACCGTACACCCGGGGGCCGTACCCGACGATGTACCGCGGGCGGACGTGGACGATGCGGCAGTTCGCCGGCTTCGGCACCGCCGAGGAGACGAACGAGCGGTTCCACTACCTCATCGACGAGGGACAGACCGGGCTCTCGACAGCGTTCGACATGCCGAGCCTGATGGGCAAGGACTCGGACGACCCGCTCTCGGACGGCGAGGTCGGCAAGGAGGGCGTCGCCGTGGACACGCTGCGGGACATGGAGATCCTGTTCGACGGCATCGACCTGAGCGAGATATCGACCTCCTTCACCATCAACCCGTCCGCACCGGTCATCTTCGCGATGTACGTCGCGCTCGCCGACCAGCGCGGCGTCCCGCGCGACCAGATCAGCGGGACCATGCAGAACGACATGCTGAAGGAGTTCATCGCACAGAAGGAGTGGGTCATCCCGCCGGAGCCGAGCCTCGACGTGGTCACCGACACCGTCGAGTTCGCCACCGAGGAGACCCCGCGCATCCACCCCATCTCCATCTCGGGCTACCACATCCGCGAGGCCGGCTCGACGGCGGTCCAGGAGCTGGCGTTCACCCTCGCCGACGGCTTCGCGTACGTCGAGGATGCGATGGACCGCGGGCTCGACGTGGACGAGTTCGCCCCGCGGCTCTCCTTCTTCTTCAACTCCCACAACTCCATCTTCGAGGAGGTCGCGAAGTTCCGGGCGGCGCGGCGTATCTACGCCCGGGTGATGGACGAGTGGTACGACGCCCAGAAGCCCGAATCCAAGCGCCTGAAGTTCCACACCCAGACCGCCGGCCAGAGCCTCACCGCCCAGCAGCCGCTGAACAACGTCGTCCGCGTCACCATCCAGGCGCTCGCGGGCGTCATGGGCGGCACCCAGTCGCTGCACACGAACAGCTTCGACGAGGCGCTGGCGCTGCCCTCCGAGCGTGCGGTCCGGGTCGCGCTCCGAACCCAGCAGATCATCGCCGAGGAGTCCGGCGCGGCGGACATCGTCGACCCGATGGGCGGCAGCTACGCCATCGAGGCGCTGACCGACCAGGTCGAAGGGCAGGCGATGGACTACATCGAGGAGATCAAAGAGATGGGCGACGGCTCGGTACGCGACGGCGTGCTGGAGGGCATCGACCAGGGCTTCTTCCTCCGCGAGATCCAGGAGGCCTCCTACGAGTATCAGGAGCGCGTGGAGGCCGACGAGGAGGTCGTCGTCGGCGTGAACAAGTACACCATCGAGGAGGACACCGAGCCGGAGATCCTGAAGGTCGACGAGGAGACTCAGCAGCGCCAGCTCGACCGGCTCGCGCAGGTCAAAGCGGAGCGCGACGACGAGGCCGTCGAGGACGCACTCGGCGACCTCGAAGCGGCCATCCAGTCCGACGAGAACGTCATGCCGTACATCGTCGCCGCGGTGAAGGAGTACGCGACGATGGGCGAGGTGATGAAGGTGTTCGAGTCGGAGTACGGCGCGTACTCCGAGCAGATCGGGCTGGCCTGA
- a CDS encoding UDP-N-acetyl glucosamine 2-epimerase — MSSEYTVHADRLDARLADAEFAIAVVTATKPDFYKQAPVVTAADELGVPCFILHTGQHYDDLLGHGLAEYGVEEHIGVDLGVRGGLSQKTAEVTSRVDEFTDYLDEQHPDTTVVPLVHGDTHAAATVPQAWAFATGRQVAHNEAGLRGMAPDYDAVDREGLAVGDTEAVDAFVDTQWDGDWHVDRSEPFPEQYDTFVGSAASLYHFAPVELNREHLVREGYPEERIPVVGNSVVDAIEAKRDAALDESVFDVYPVLEARDDWLRVDVHRRANLLPGRFRAIVEGVISLVEDGYNVNFVELNATRNALEATGLRENLLELDEERENFLFTGLWKKHAHVYEFLESGQCMAEFTDSGSMQEELNHIDEAACLTARFNTDRPETVFEANTNLLVPPISGEFVASAVRRVCEDDALLETMRDGPELYGENVGREIVSFMDEHRDEPVEWSHERAGFDLGETTGMEYL; from the coding sequence ATGAGTTCGGAGTACACGGTCCACGCGGACCGCCTCGACGCCCGTCTCGCCGACGCCGAGTTCGCCATCGCCGTCGTGACGGCGACCAAGCCCGACTTCTACAAGCAGGCCCCCGTCGTCACGGCCGCCGACGAGCTGGGCGTACCCTGTTTCATCCTCCACACCGGCCAGCACTACGACGACCTGCTCGGCCACGGGCTGGCGGAGTACGGCGTCGAGGAGCACATCGGCGTCGACCTCGGCGTCCGCGGCGGCCTCTCACAGAAGACCGCCGAGGTGACGAGCCGGGTCGACGAGTTCACCGACTACCTCGACGAGCAGCACCCGGACACCACCGTCGTCCCGCTCGTCCACGGCGACACCCACGCCGCCGCGACGGTGCCCCAGGCGTGGGCGTTCGCCACCGGCAGGCAGGTCGCACACAACGAGGCCGGCCTGCGCGGGATGGCCCCCGACTACGACGCGGTCGACCGCGAGGGACTGGCCGTCGGCGACACCGAGGCCGTCGACGCCTTCGTCGACACCCAGTGGGACGGCGACTGGCACGTCGACCGCTCCGAGCCGTTCCCCGAGCAGTACGACACGTTCGTCGGCTCCGCCGCGTCGCTGTACCACTTCGCCCCCGTCGAGCTCAACCGCGAGCACCTCGTCCGAGAGGGCTACCCCGAGGAGCGAATCCCCGTCGTCGGCAACAGCGTCGTCGACGCCATCGAGGCAAAGCGCGATGCAGCACTGGACGAGAGCGTCTTCGACGTCTACCCCGTACTCGAAGCCCGGGACGACTGGCTCCGCGTCGACGTCCACCGCCGGGCGAACCTGCTCCCCGGCCGGTTCCGCGCCATCGTCGAGGGCGTGATCTCGCTCGTCGAGGACGGCTACAACGTCAACTTCGTCGAGCTGAACGCCACCCGGAACGCGCTGGAGGCGACGGGGCTGCGCGAGAACCTGCTCGAACTCGACGAGGAACGCGAGAACTTCCTGTTCACCGGCCTCTGGAAGAAGCACGCCCACGTCTACGAGTTCCTCGAATCCGGCCAGTGCATGGCCGAATTCACCGACTCCGGCAGCATGCAGGAGGAGCTGAACCACATCGACGAGGCCGCCTGTCTCACCGCGCGGTTCAACACCGACCGCCCGGAGACGGTGTTCGAGGCGAACACGAACCTGCTCGTCCCGCCCATCTCCGGCGAGTTCGTCGCCTCCGCCGTGCGTCGGGTGTGCGAGGACGACGCGCTGCTGGAGACGATGCGTGACGGCCCGGAGCTCTACGGCGAGAACGTCGGCCGGGAGATCGTCTCGTTCATGGACGAGCACCGGGACGAGCCCGTGGAGTGGTCCCACGAGCGCGCCGGCTTCGACCTCGGTGAGACGACCGGGATGGAGTATCTGTAA